From Chryseobacterium sp. H1D6B, a single genomic window includes:
- a CDS encoding DUF1398 family protein: MKFTIDEIKAEHQKVKSGADFPKYIQAVKKLGVSHYTAYIFDGNIDYFDRENNAASTGAKYESLTISDHTDIENFKLRLKLHQQGGTDYLTFCRDCAEAGVEGWKMDLNRMTCTYFDKMGNEILVEQIPSVS; this comes from the coding sequence TTAAAGCAGAACACCAGAAAGTAAAAAGCGGTGCTGATTTTCCAAAGTATATTCAAGCGGTTAAAAAATTAGGTGTTTCTCATTATACAGCTTACATTTTCGACGGAAATATAGATTATTTTGACAGAGAAAATAATGCTGCATCTACAGGAGCAAAATATGAATCCCTGACAATTTCTGACCATACAGATATCGAAAATTTTAAACTGAGATTAAAGCTCCACCAGCAGGGCGGAACAGATTATCTGACATTCTGCAGAGACTGTGCAGAAGCGGGTGTTGAAGGCTGGAAAATGGATCTTAACAGGATGACCTGTACCTACTTCGATAAAATGGGAAATGAAATTTTAGTAGAGCAAATTCCATCAGTATCATAA
- a CDS encoding bestrophin family ion channel, which translates to MHSGKRFGALEFAVWTRRSIYVLTLLSAVPTVLYYCGWTFVSFPWQPIAIMGTAVAFIVGFKNNASYSRLWEARQIYGAVINDSRSFGYILRDSLSLNNSNKVKEMFSRHYAWLTALRFQLREPRAWENMNTVQFEEYSKKYEIPERTSRLEDELKKYLSENELQYILGKKNRATQLMAEQSKELSEAYKNGEINDFQWTQINQQLVKFTDSQGKAERIKNFPYPRNFSSITTYLLLLFIIFVPFGLLKEFDKVGDGTFFEGYTLWFNIPFSLLVTWCFHTLDSVGESSVNPFEGSPNDVPITQISRTIEIDMRDMLDEKDLPPAITPKNNIVM; encoded by the coding sequence ATGCATTCAGGAAAAAGATTTGGAGCTCTCGAGTTCGCCGTTTGGACGAGAAGGAGTATATATGTTTTAACGCTTTTATCGGCTGTTCCTACCGTACTTTATTATTGCGGCTGGACGTTCGTTTCATTTCCATGGCAGCCTATTGCGATTATGGGAACTGCGGTTGCATTTATCGTAGGATTTAAAAATAATGCGAGCTACAGCAGACTTTGGGAAGCGAGACAGATTTATGGAGCAGTGATTAATGACAGCCGGAGTTTTGGATATATTCTGAGAGATTCACTTTCATTGAACAATTCTAATAAAGTAAAAGAAATGTTTTCCCGTCATTATGCATGGCTGACAGCGCTTCGTTTTCAGCTTCGTGAACCGCGGGCATGGGAAAATATGAATACAGTACAGTTTGAGGAATATTCAAAAAAATATGAGATTCCTGAAAGAACTTCTCGATTAGAAGATGAACTGAAGAAATACCTTTCTGAGAATGAACTTCAATATATTCTCGGGAAAAAAAACAGAGCCACCCAATTAATGGCGGAGCAGAGTAAGGAATTATCTGAAGCCTATAAAAATGGAGAAATTAATGACTTTCAATGGACACAGATCAACCAGCAGCTGGTGAAATTTACCGACAGCCAGGGCAAAGCAGAAAGGATTAAAAACTTCCCCTATCCTAGGAATTTCTCTTCTATTACAACCTATTTGTTGCTGCTGTTTATCATTTTTGTGCCTTTCGGATTATTGAAAGAATTTGATAAAGTAGGAGACGGAACTTTTTTTGAAGGATATACCTTATGGTTTAATATTCCTTTTTCATTATTAGTAACCTGGTGTTTCCATACTTTAGACAGTGTAGGAGAATCCTCTGTAAACCCATTTGAAGGAAGCCCGAATGATGTTCCTATTACTCAGATAAGCCGTACTATAGAAATTGATATGAGAGATATGCTGGATGAAAAAGATCTTCCGCCGGCCATCACTCCGAAGAATAATATTGTCATGTAA
- a CDS encoding DUF2490 domain-containing protein: protein MEILRAAALLIFTLGAVFVSAQKSDLGAWYMYFGNNKINKKWNWHNEIQYRNFDAVGDLEQLLIRTGIGYDLTENNNNVLLGYGFILSQPYVNGEKKENVEHRIFQQFITKQKFGRFNLQHRYRLEERFLQDDFRMRFRYMLGLNIPINNKEMLPKTIYASVYNEIFLNFNSPTFDRNRVYGALGYVINKNLRIEAGYMNQIQENKNRGQVQIGFYNNIPFNKN from the coding sequence ATGGAGATTTTAAGGGCAGCAGCTTTACTCATTTTTACATTAGGAGCAGTATTTGTATCTGCCCAAAAAAGTGATCTGGGAGCTTGGTATATGTATTTTGGAAATAATAAGATTAATAAAAAATGGAACTGGCATAATGAGATCCAGTATCGTAATTTTGATGCAGTAGGAGATCTGGAGCAGCTTTTAATACGTACGGGAATAGGATATGACCTCACTGAAAATAATAATAATGTTTTGCTTGGATATGGTTTTATTTTAAGCCAGCCCTATGTGAATGGAGAAAAAAAAGAAAATGTAGAACACCGTATTTTCCAGCAGTTTATCACAAAACAAAAATTCGGAAGGTTTAATCTGCAGCACCGTTACCGGCTGGAAGAACGTTTTCTTCAAGATGATTTTAGAATGAGATTCCGCTATATGCTGGGGCTGAATATTCCGATCAATAATAAAGAAATGCTCCCAAAAACAATATATGCGTCTGTCTATAATGAAATCTTTTTAAATTTCAACAGCCCTACTTTTGACAGAAACAGAGTATATGGAGCACTGGGATATGTCATTAATAAAAACCTGAGAATTGAAGCCGGCTACATGAACCAGATTCAGGAAAATAAAAACCGCGGACAGGTTCAGATCGGTTTTTATAACAATATCCCATTCAATAAAAATTAA